The Pseudomonas triclosanedens genome has a window encoding:
- a CDS encoding Hcp family type VI secretion system effector: MPTPAYLSLEGTKQGLITAGTFTEDSVGNIFQEGHEDQVLVQAFNHQVIIPRDPQSGQPTGQRVHKPLMITKVFDKSSPLIFNALTSGERLNKCRLEWYRTSSTGTQEHYFTIELEDAVIVDVQSRMPNCQDPNMAHFTHLEDVYFTYRKIVWTHEVSGTSGSDDWRTPISA; encoded by the coding sequence ATGCCAACACCCGCATACCTGTCCCTCGAAGGCACCAAGCAAGGTCTGATCACTGCTGGCACTTTCACCGAGGACTCGGTCGGCAACATCTTCCAGGAAGGCCATGAGGATCAGGTTCTGGTCCAGGCTTTCAACCACCAGGTAATCATTCCGCGTGATCCGCAGTCCGGTCAGCCGACCGGCCAGCGCGTACACAAGCCGCTGATGATCACCAAGGTGTTCGACAAATCCTCGCCGCTGATCTTCAACGCGCTGACCTCCGGTGAGCGTCTGAACAAATGTCGCCTGGAGTGGTACCGCACTTCCTCTACCGGCACCCAGGAGCATTACTTCACCATCGAACTGGAAGATGCGGTGATCGTCGACGTCCAGTCGCGCATGCCGAACTGCCAGGACCCGAACATGGCGCACTTCACTCACCTGGAAGACGTCTACTTCACCTACCGCAAGATCGTCTGGACTCATGAAGTCTCCGGCACTTCCGGCTCCGACGACTGGCGTACCCCGATCTCTGCCTGA
- the tssA gene encoding type VI secretion system protein TssA: protein MNNSRKLASHYLDLACQPISTGNYAGEDVRYSSEYESLEEELGKASSLHGNGLVDWQKILELGEEILRTQSKDLRVAAWLAWALQQRESFAGLQAGLAMMLQLCEHHWDDLHPRKDRTRAAAVGWLVPRLEPLFTESLAIKDQLTLFRQLAETLRSLDERLNACLGSDAPLLLPMCRRLDEMIQRAAQDQPKPGSVSAVVASVRQAATNLINPAAIIENEKDAHKALRAQQDGARPLCAWWLRQKATDQRALRLNRTLLWLPIDTLPDRNSEQITSLRNLPADKLSNYRERFENGQYADLLVDLEASLARAPFWFDGQRLAWECLQALDAEQAMREVEIQFALFLQRLPGVVDLRFFDGAPFAEPATRGWISSHVLPHIQAQASVREAPPSTEASIWEQTLQEAAPILRKEGLKSAVQLLKQGLQSAQGGRQRFFWQLSMARLCLQAKKYELARTQLESLDQELQASSLHLWEPDLALQVLHLLHTCCELLPQNHSVRERKDEVYRRLCHLDLEVVLD from the coding sequence ATGAACAACTCCAGAAAGCTTGCATCGCATTATCTCGATCTGGCCTGCCAGCCCATCTCCACGGGTAATTACGCAGGCGAGGATGTACGCTATTCTTCCGAATACGAAAGTCTCGAAGAGGAACTGGGCAAGGCGTCGTCCCTGCACGGCAATGGCCTGGTCGACTGGCAGAAGATTCTGGAGCTCGGCGAAGAAATTCTGCGCACCCAGTCCAAGGACCTCCGTGTAGCGGCCTGGTTGGCCTGGGCGCTACAGCAGCGGGAGTCGTTCGCCGGTCTGCAGGCAGGGCTGGCGATGATGCTGCAGCTCTGCGAACACCACTGGGATGACCTGCATCCCCGCAAGGACCGCACCCGGGCCGCCGCCGTCGGCTGGCTGGTACCCAGGCTGGAGCCGCTGTTCACCGAGAGCCTGGCAATCAAGGACCAATTGACGCTGTTCCGCCAGTTGGCGGAAACCCTGCGCAGTCTCGATGAGCGCCTGAACGCATGCCTTGGCAGCGATGCGCCGCTGCTGCTGCCGATGTGCCGGCGCCTCGACGAGATGATTCAGCGCGCCGCCCAGGACCAGCCCAAGCCGGGCTCGGTCAGCGCCGTGGTGGCATCGGTCAGGCAGGCAGCGACCAACCTGATCAATCCGGCCGCCATCATCGAGAACGAGAAGGACGCCCACAAGGCACTCCGTGCCCAACAGGACGGCGCCCGCCCCCTTTGTGCCTGGTGGCTGCGCCAGAAGGCCACCGACCAGCGCGCCCTGCGCCTGAACCGTACGCTGCTCTGGCTCCCCATCGACACACTCCCCGACCGCAACTCCGAACAGATCACCAGCCTGCGCAACCTGCCCGCCGACAAACTCAGCAACTATCGGGAGCGCTTCGAAAACGGCCAGTATGCAGACCTGCTGGTCGACCTGGAGGCCAGCCTGGCCCGCGCACCGTTCTGGTTCGACGGCCAGCGCCTGGCCTGGGAATGCCTGCAGGCCCTGGATGCCGAGCAGGCCATGCGCGAGGTGGAAATCCAGTTTGCGCTGTTCCTGCAACGGCTTCCCGGCGTGGTCGACCTGCGCTTCTTTGACGGCGCACCATTCGCCGAGCCCGCCACCCGCGGCTGGATCAGCAGCCACGTACTGCCACACATACAAGCCCAGGCCAGCGTGCGCGAGGCGCCGCCCAGCACCGAAGCGTCCATCTGGGAGCAGACGCTGCAGGAAGCTGCGCCGATCCTGCGCAAGGAGGGCCTGAAGAGCGCCGTGCAACTGCTCAAGCAGGGACTGCAAAGCGCCCAGGGCGGACGCCAGCGGTTCTTCTGGCAACTGAGCATGGCCCGTCTTTGCCTGCAGGCGAAGAAGTACGAACTGGCCAGGACCCAACTGGAATCTCTCGACCAGGAACTGCAGGCATCGTCCCTGCACCTCTGGGAACCGGATCTCGCCTTGCAGGTACTGCACCTGCTGCACACCTGCTGCGAGCTGCTGCCGCAGAACCACAGCGTGCGCGAGCGCAAGGATGAGGTCTATCGCAGGCTGTGCCACCTCGATCTCGAAGTGGTGCTCGATTAG
- the ppa gene encoding inorganic diphosphatase: MSYSSIPAGKDLPNDIYVAIEIPANHAPIKYEIDKDTDCLFVDRFMATPMFYPANYGFIPNTLADDGDPLDVLVVTPYPVAPGSVIRARPVGVLNMSDEAGGDAKLIAVPHDKLTVLYKDVKEYTDLPALLLEQIKHFFENYKDLEKGKWVKVEGWGNAAQAHDYITKAVAAFQAK; the protein is encoded by the coding sequence ATGAGCTACAGCAGCATCCCGGCTGGCAAAGACCTGCCGAACGACATTTACGTCGCCATCGAGATCCCGGCCAACCACGCGCCGATCAAGTACGAAATCGACAAGGACACCGACTGCCTGTTCGTTGACCGTTTCATGGCCACCCCGATGTTCTACCCGGCCAACTACGGCTTCATCCCGAACACCCTGGCCGACGACGGTGACCCCCTGGACGTACTGGTCGTGACCCCCTACCCGGTCGCTCCGGGTTCCGTGATCCGCGCCCGTCCGGTTGGCGTGCTGAACATGAGCGACGAAGCCGGCGGCGACGCCAAACTGATCGCCGTGCCGCACGACAAGCTGACCGTTCTGTACAAGGACGTGAAGGAATACACCGACCTGCCGGCCCTGCTGCTGGAGCAGATCAAGCACTTCTTCGAGAACTACAAGGATCTCGAGAAGGGCAAGTGGGTGAAGGTCGAGGGCTGGGGCAACGCCGCACAAGCTCACGACTACATCACCAAGGCCGTCGCCGCCTTCCAGGCCAAGTGA
- the exaC gene encoding acetaldehyde dehydrogenase ExaC codes for MRYAHPGTEGAIVSFKARYGNYIGGEFVPPVKGQYFTNTSPVNGQAIAEFPRSDASDIDKALDAAHAAADAWGRTSVQDRSLILLKIADRIEQNLELLAVTETWDNGKPIRETLNADIPLAADHFRYFAGCIRAQEGSAAEINDSTVAYHIHEPLGVVGQIIPWNFPLLMAAWKLAPALAAGNCVVLKPAEQTPLGICVLMELIGDLLPKGVLNVVQGFGREAGEALATSKRIAKIAFTGSTPVGSHILKCAAENIIPSTVELGGKSPNIYFEDIMQAEETFIEKAAEGLVLAFFNQGEVCTCPSRALVQESIYPQFMDVVMKKVKAIKRGDPLDTDTMVGAQASQQQYEKILSYLDIAQQEGAQVLVGGAVEKLEGNLSSGYYIQPTLLKGSNRMRVFQEEIFGPVVGVTTFKDEAEALAIANDTEYGLGAGVWTRDINRAYRMGRGIKAGRVWTNCYHLYPAHAAFGGYKKSGVGRETHKMMLDHYQQTKNLLVSYDINPLGFF; via the coding sequence ATGCGTTACGCCCATCCCGGTACCGAAGGCGCCATCGTTTCCTTCAAGGCGCGCTACGGCAACTACATCGGCGGCGAGTTCGTCCCGCCAGTGAAGGGTCAGTACTTCACCAATACCTCGCCGGTGAACGGCCAGGCGATCGCAGAATTCCCCCGATCTGACGCCTCGGACATCGACAAGGCGCTGGACGCCGCCCACGCCGCAGCCGATGCCTGGGGCCGTACCTCGGTGCAGGACCGCTCGCTGATCCTGCTCAAGATCGCCGACCGAATCGAGCAGAACCTGGAGTTGCTGGCCGTCACCGAAACCTGGGACAACGGCAAGCCGATCCGCGAAACCCTCAATGCCGACATCCCGCTGGCTGCCGATCACTTCCGCTATTTCGCCGGCTGCATCCGCGCCCAGGAAGGCTCCGCCGCCGAAATCAACGACAGCACCGTGGCCTATCACATCCACGAGCCGCTGGGCGTGGTCGGGCAGATCATCCCGTGGAACTTCCCGTTGCTGATGGCTGCATGGAAACTCGCCCCGGCCCTCGCCGCCGGCAACTGTGTCGTGCTCAAGCCGGCCGAGCAGACGCCGCTGGGCATCTGCGTGCTGATGGAGCTGATCGGCGACCTGCTGCCCAAGGGCGTGCTCAACGTCGTCCAGGGCTTCGGCCGCGAAGCCGGCGAGGCTCTGGCCACCAGCAAGCGCATCGCCAAGATCGCCTTCACCGGCTCCACCCCGGTGGGCTCGCACATTCTGAAATGCGCCGCCGAGAACATCATTCCGTCCACCGTGGAACTGGGCGGCAAGAGCCCGAACATCTACTTCGAAGACATCATGCAGGCCGAGGAAACCTTCATCGAGAAGGCCGCCGAGGGCCTGGTGCTGGCGTTCTTCAACCAGGGCGAAGTGTGCACTTGCCCATCCCGCGCGCTGGTGCAGGAGTCCATCTACCCGCAGTTCATGGATGTGGTGATGAAGAAGGTGAAGGCGATCAAGCGCGGCGACCCGCTGGACACCGACACGATGGTCGGCGCGCAGGCGTCGCAGCAGCAGTACGAGAAGATCCTCTCCTACCTCGACATCGCCCAGCAGGAAGGCGCGCAGGTGCTGGTGGGCGGCGCGGTGGAGAAGCTCGAAGGCAACCTCTCCAGCGGCTATTACATCCAGCCGACCCTGCTCAAGGGCAGCAACAGGATGCGCGTGTTCCAGGAGGAGATCTTCGGCCCGGTGGTGGGCGTCACCACCTTCAAGGATGAGGCCGAGGCGCTGGCGATCGCCAACGACACCGAGTACGGCCTGGGCGCCGGCGTATGGACCCGCGACATCAACCGCGCCTACCGCATGGGCCGTGGCATCAAGGCCGGCCGCGTGTGGACCAACTGCTACCACCTGTACCCGGCGCACGCCGCGTTCGGCGGTTACAAGAAATCCGGCGTGGGCCGCGAGACCCACAAGATGATGCTCGACCACTACCAGCAGACCAAGAACCTGCTGGTGAGCTACGACATCAACCCGCTGGGCTTCTTCTGA
- a CDS encoding M90 family metallopeptidase, protein MWSFRAWRRRRFLARHPLDPKLWERVRQHLAILDGLSDDELRLLGERARLFLRDKHLSALPGVELDDFRRLLLATQAELLLLHLPDLNWYQGFHELVLYPDDFVSPQKHRDPAGVIHEFDDERAGETSLQGPVILAWPGVENGGGWDAYNLVIHELAHKLDMLNGDANGLPPLHRDMRVSDWAAAMQSAYDQMNRQLDRNPQAHTVIDPYAAENPAEFFAVTSEYFFTAPDLLHTTYPKVYEQLALFYRQDPLSRLHKLQREHPEYQETQAH, encoded by the coding sequence ATGTGGTCGTTCAGAGCCTGGCGGCGCCGGCGCTTCCTGGCCCGCCATCCGCTCGACCCGAAGCTCTGGGAGCGGGTACGCCAGCACCTGGCGATCCTCGATGGACTGAGCGACGACGAATTGCGTCTGCTCGGCGAGCGCGCGCGGCTGTTCCTGCGCGACAAGCATCTCTCCGCGCTGCCAGGAGTCGAGCTGGACGACTTCCGCCGCCTGCTCCTCGCCACCCAGGCAGAGCTGCTCCTGCTGCATCTGCCCGACCTCAACTGGTACCAGGGTTTCCATGAGCTGGTGCTCTACCCGGACGACTTCGTCAGCCCGCAGAAACACCGCGACCCCGCAGGGGTCATCCATGAATTCGACGACGAGCGCGCCGGGGAAACCTCGCTGCAAGGCCCGGTGATCCTCGCCTGGCCGGGCGTGGAAAACGGCGGCGGCTGGGACGCCTACAACCTAGTCATCCACGAGCTGGCGCACAAGCTGGACATGCTCAACGGCGACGCCAACGGCCTGCCGCCGCTGCACCGCGATATGCGCGTCAGCGACTGGGCCGCCGCCATGCAGTCGGCCTACGACCAGATGAACCGCCAGCTCGACCGCAACCCGCAGGCGCATACCGTCATCGACCCATACGCAGCCGAAAACCCCGCGGAGTTCTTCGCCGTCACCAGCGAATACTTCTTCACCGCGCCCGACCTGCTCCACACGACCTATCCAAAGGTCTATGAGCAGCTCGCACTGTTCTACCGGCAAGATCCGCTCTCGCGCCTGCACAAGCTCCAGCGCGAGCATCCCGAATATCAGGAAACTCAGGCGCACTAG
- a CDS encoding START domain-containing protein — protein MKPAPFLLSLLLSIPTGALAQSEEWQLAKEEDGVRVYLSHVPGSRYKSFRGVTLVKADVSTLGHLQENLRVSCAWLYACAQMRLLKYTDEAIWVYLDTKLPWPAAPRDLVLQVSTEETPDGGMIRRLQAAPDYIPPVEGRIRVPMLSGTWQLVPKGPKLTEVIYQMRADPGGSVPSWLANQFVVDAPLVTLRTLRVVAEHQEIQAPGY, from the coding sequence ATGAAGCCCGCTCCGTTCCTGCTCTCCCTGCTACTGTCGATCCCCACCGGCGCCCTCGCCCAGAGCGAGGAATGGCAACTGGCGAAGGAAGAGGATGGTGTGCGCGTCTACCTCAGCCACGTGCCCGGCTCGCGCTACAAGAGTTTTCGTGGCGTCACCCTGGTGAAAGCCGATGTCAGCACCCTGGGCCACCTGCAGGAGAACCTGCGTGTGTCCTGCGCCTGGCTCTACGCCTGTGCACAGATGCGCCTGCTCAAGTACACCGACGAAGCGATTTGGGTCTACCTCGACACCAAACTGCCCTGGCCCGCAGCGCCACGCGACCTGGTGCTGCAAGTGAGCACCGAAGAAACCCCTGACGGCGGCATGATCCGCCGTCTGCAAGCCGCGCCCGACTACATCCCGCCAGTGGAAGGCCGCATCCGCGTCCCGATGCTCTCCGGCACCTGGCAGCTGGTGCCCAAGGGCCCGAAGCTCACCGAGGTCATCTACCAGATGCGTGCGGACCCCGGCGGCAGCGTACCGTCGTGGCTGGCGAACCAGTTCGTGGTGGACGCACCGCTGGTAACGCTGCGGACATTGAGGGTCGTCGCGGAACACCAGGAAATCCAGGCGCCTGGCTACTGA
- a CDS encoding DedA family protein has protein sequence MDFNPIDLVLHLDTYLSLLVTNYGVWIYAILFLVIFCETGLVVTPFLPGDSLLFIAGAICATGGMDPWLLGSLLLVAAITGDSTNYVIGRTLGKRLFSNPNSKIFRRDYLDQTHAFYERHGGKTVTLARFLPIVRTFAPFVAGMAYMPYLRFLFFSVAGSVAWVGGLVTLGYFFGNVPFIKQNLSLMIIGIIAFSLLPMIIGFIRHKMRPAAPKAPTSEH, from the coding sequence ATGGATTTCAACCCGATCGACCTCGTTCTGCACCTCGACACCTACTTGTCCCTGCTGGTGACCAACTACGGTGTATGGATCTACGCCATCCTGTTCCTGGTGATCTTCTGCGAAACCGGCCTCGTGGTGACGCCCTTCCTGCCCGGCGACTCACTGCTGTTCATCGCCGGCGCCATCTGCGCCACTGGCGGCATGGACCCTTGGCTGCTCGGCAGCCTCCTGCTGGTTGCGGCCATCACCGGCGACAGCACCAACTACGTGATCGGCCGGACCCTGGGCAAACGCCTGTTCAGCAACCCGAACTCCAAGATCTTCCGCCGCGACTACCTCGACCAGACCCACGCGTTCTATGAGCGTCACGGCGGCAAGACCGTGACCCTGGCGCGCTTCCTGCCCATCGTGCGCACCTTCGCGCCCTTCGTCGCCGGCATGGCCTACATGCCCTACCTGCGCTTCCTGTTCTTCAGCGTGGCCGGCAGCGTGGCCTGGGTCGGCGGCCTGGTCACCCTCGGCTATTTCTTCGGCAACGTCCCCTTCATCAAGCAGAACCTTTCGCTGATGATCATCGGCATCATCGCCTTCTCGCTGCTGCCCATGATCATCGGTTTCATCCGCCACAAGATGCGTCCGGCCGCCCCCAAGGCGCCGACCTCGGAGCATTGA
- a CDS encoding substrate-binding periplasmic protein, which produces MRRPLIVSLLLTLACSAVQAQTLRIATLDWAPYVGPDLPGHGLASRILDEALALNGDKAELVFLPWQRALNETREGRFDALMPAYLSADRSADFYTSMPLLDSQLGFFRRRDHALPIEPSNLESLRPYRIGVVRGYVNQTAFDQADYLTKDVVSSDWQNLEKLLRGRIDLAVADRYTGYQLLAQNAPALRDQVVFVEPPLDIKPLYVLVPRRRAEGEALAASLDRSLRTLRRSGRLQQLIAEAHLETAMRSREVATHPVAEQSPSSEQKSDERLQPGGITASPLLSWQASLL; this is translated from the coding sequence ATGCGTCGTCCCCTGATCGTCAGCCTCCTCCTCACGCTCGCCTGTTCCGCCGTCCAGGCCCAGACCCTGCGTATCGCCACGCTGGACTGGGCCCCCTACGTCGGTCCAGACCTTCCCGGCCACGGCCTTGCCAGCCGCATTCTCGACGAAGCCCTGGCGCTCAACGGCGACAAGGCCGAACTGGTCTTCCTGCCCTGGCAACGAGCGCTCAACGAGACCCGCGAAGGGCGCTTCGATGCGCTGATGCCAGCCTACCTCTCGGCTGACCGCAGCGCGGACTTCTATACTTCCATGCCGCTGCTGGATTCCCAACTGGGCTTCTTCCGTCGCCGCGACCATGCGCTGCCGATAGAACCGAGCAACCTCGAAAGCCTGCGCCCCTATCGCATCGGCGTCGTGCGCGGCTACGTCAACCAGACTGCCTTCGACCAGGCCGACTACCTCACCAAGGACGTGGTCAGCAGCGACTGGCAGAACCTGGAAAAGCTTCTGCGCGGACGCATCGACCTGGCGGTGGCCGACCGCTATACCGGCTATCAGTTGCTCGCCCAGAATGCGCCGGCGCTGCGCGACCAAGTGGTCTTCGTGGAACCGCCGCTCGACATCAAGCCACTGTACGTCCTGGTACCCAGGAGGCGCGCCGAGGGCGAGGCCCTGGCCGCCAGCCTCGACCGAAGCCTGCGCACCCTGCGCCGTAGCGGGCGCCTGCAACAACTGATCGCCGAAGCGCACCTGGAGACGGCCATGCGCTCGCGGGAAGTAGCTACCCACCCGGTAGCAGAACAGTCACCGTCCTCGGAGCAGAAATCCGATGAGCGTCTGCAGCCGGGCGGCATCACCGCCAGCCCCCTGCTGAGCTGGCAGGCCAGCCTGCTCTGA
- a CDS encoding DUF4123 domain-containing protein, whose translation MMTFVLLDHSHDLFHRLGATGGEAVPRMLFQQTELALYADQSPVLVAAGQPLLSAIQNAPECWPGLLIQSVADERVLLDHLRGILLVRFDGGQRKGVLRYWSPRTASYFFPAESKQRLRWFGPIHKISWHGGTWREKAESIETWKSLENPLAEHWLPPAERSPMCLDEGQEAVLLRQQQEHFVYQWPGSSRMPFGEAWQYFCDGASSGFDDSEQLLRYLELREAFRGQRVPANLPGESADQRLAYLEESLQRGCMNKDEQA comes from the coding sequence ATGATGACTTTCGTTCTGCTGGATCATTCCCATGATCTGTTCCATCGGCTCGGCGCGACTGGGGGTGAGGCAGTCCCGCGCATGCTTTTCCAGCAGACCGAGCTCGCGCTCTATGCAGACCAGAGCCCGGTTCTGGTTGCAGCCGGCCAACCCTTGCTGAGTGCTATTCAGAATGCGCCCGAATGTTGGCCTGGGTTATTGATTCAGAGCGTGGCCGACGAGCGCGTTCTTCTTGATCACCTGCGCGGCATCCTCCTGGTACGTTTCGACGGTGGCCAGCGAAAAGGGGTTCTGCGCTACTGGAGCCCGCGCACCGCGAGCTACTTCTTTCCGGCAGAGTCCAAACAGCGGCTGCGCTGGTTCGGGCCGATACACAAGATCAGTTGGCATGGCGGTACCTGGCGCGAGAAAGCCGAGAGCATCGAGACTTGGAAAAGCTTGGAAAATCCCCTCGCCGAGCACTGGCTTCCACCCGCTGAACGCAGCCCAATGTGCCTCGATGAGGGGCAGGAGGCCGTGCTATTGCGTCAGCAGCAGGAGCACTTCGTTTACCAATGGCCGGGGTCTTCCAGGATGCCTTTCGGCGAAGCCTGGCAGTACTTCTGTGATGGTGCGTCCAGTGGTTTTGACGACAGCGAGCAACTGCTGCGCTACCTCGAACTGCGAGAAGCATTCCGCGGTCAGAGGGTACCCGCGAACCTTCCGGGGGAGTCTGCGGACCAGCGCCTGGCCTACCTGGAAGAAAGCCTGCAGCGAGGCTGCATGAACAAGGATGAGCAAGCATGA
- a CDS encoding GNAT family N-acetyltransferase: MRIVQATLDHLDLLAPLFVKYREFYGMLPYPESSRKFLEKRLRRKESVIYLALPDDDDGKLLGFCQLYPSFSSLSLKRVWILNDIYVAEEARRQLVADHLLQTARQMARETQAVRMRVSTSVNNEVAQKVYESIGFREDSEFKNYILPISDDLV, from the coding sequence ATGCGCATCGTGCAAGCCACGCTCGACCACCTCGATCTGCTAGCCCCGCTGTTCGTCAAATACCGCGAGTTCTACGGCATGCTGCCCTACCCCGAGTCGTCGCGGAAATTCCTCGAGAAGCGCCTGCGCCGCAAGGAATCGGTGATCTACCTGGCCCTGCCGGACGACGATGACGGCAAGCTGCTGGGCTTCTGCCAGCTCTACCCCAGCTTCTCCTCGCTGTCGCTCAAGCGCGTGTGGATCCTCAACGACATCTACGTCGCCGAGGAGGCTCGCCGCCAACTGGTCGCCGACCACCTGCTGCAAACAGCCCGGCAGATGGCCCGCGAGACCCAGGCAGTGCGCATGCGCGTCTCCACCAGCGTCAACAACGAAGTGGCGCAGAAGGTCTACGAGTCCATCGGCTTCCGCGAAGACAGCGAGTTCAAGAACTACATCCTGCCGATCAGCGACGACCTCGTCTGA
- the tssI gene encoding type VI secretion system Vgr family protein, whose translation MFAPANQIQFSLHLDGISSDFQVLGFHGREALDQPFHFDLELVSEHSSLDLERVLHQPAYLAIGQTGAGIHGQIYWVAQGDSGKRLTRYRVSLRPRLSYLAHRHNQRIFQHLTVPQIIAKVLEEHGILADAYRFQLGPAVYPQREYCTQYDESDLHFVQRLCEEEGIHYHFQHSSDGHTLVFGDDQTAFPKLAPTAYQQDSGMVADVPVVKRFGQRLETRTSRVSRRDYDFEKPRVSLDSAANSGFQPNLEDYDYPGRYTDRERGKLLSQRALERHRSDYQVAEGRSDEPALRCGHFLSLTRHPRSEWNDLWLLTEIVHEGKQPQVLEESITSDTHDGKGEFHQGYRNSFSATPWSTLHRPALRHPKSRILGSQSAVVTGPAGEEIHCDRYGRVKVQFFWDREGKADDKTSCWLRVASGWAGNRFGAISIPRVGMEVLVDFLEGDPDQPLVSGCLYHAENVVPYALPGNKTRSVFKSNSYPGGGGYNELRIEDRKGQEQIFIHAQRDWDENVENDQRIRIGHERHDTVEANAYSEFKAEEHHTTHADRKTELRADDHLTVANNQHVKIGTGQFVEAGQEIHLSGGVKVVMEAGSELTLKAGGSFVKLDGGGVTLSGATVKINSGGSPGVGTPAAPLLPGPLQAADEGVPNPVLQHRLKSEVPIVELCQKPKGGTPLQCPLSDCPCRKAMMAER comes from the coding sequence ATGTTCGCCCCGGCCAACCAGATCCAATTCAGCTTGCACCTTGACGGTATCAGCAGCGATTTTCAGGTGCTTGGGTTCCACGGGCGCGAGGCGCTCGACCAGCCCTTTCATTTCGATCTGGAACTGGTCAGCGAACATTCATCCCTGGATCTGGAGCGTGTCCTTCACCAGCCTGCCTACCTGGCTATCGGGCAGACGGGGGCGGGAATACACGGGCAGATCTACTGGGTTGCCCAGGGCGATTCCGGCAAGCGCCTGACGCGCTATCGAGTCAGCCTGCGGCCGCGTCTTTCCTACCTCGCGCATCGGCACAACCAGCGAATCTTCCAACATCTGACCGTGCCGCAGATCATCGCCAAGGTGCTTGAGGAGCACGGGATCCTGGCCGATGCCTACCGCTTCCAGCTCGGCCCTGCGGTCTATCCCCAGCGCGAGTATTGCACCCAGTACGACGAGTCCGATCTGCACTTCGTTCAGCGTCTGTGTGAGGAAGAGGGTATTCACTATCACTTCCAGCACAGCAGCGACGGACACACCCTCGTTTTCGGCGATGACCAGACCGCCTTCCCGAAGCTGGCACCAACGGCATACCAGCAGGATTCCGGAATGGTGGCCGATGTGCCGGTGGTGAAGCGCTTCGGCCAGCGTCTGGAAACGCGCACCAGCCGTGTCAGCCGGCGTGACTACGATTTCGAGAAGCCGAGGGTCAGCCTCGATAGCGCCGCCAACAGCGGCTTCCAGCCGAACCTTGAGGATTACGACTATCCAGGCCGGTACACTGACCGCGAGCGCGGCAAGCTGCTTTCGCAGCGAGCGCTGGAGCGCCACCGCAGCGACTATCAGGTTGCCGAAGGTCGCAGCGACGAGCCCGCCTTGCGCTGCGGCCATTTCCTATCCTTGACCCGGCATCCGCGCAGCGAGTGGAACGATCTGTGGCTGCTCACCGAGATAGTGCACGAGGGCAAGCAGCCCCAGGTTCTGGAGGAGTCCATTACCAGCGATACCCACGATGGCAAGGGTGAATTCCACCAGGGCTATCGCAACAGCTTCAGTGCGACGCCGTGGAGCACCCTGCACCGCCCAGCGCTGCGGCATCCGAAATCACGGATTCTCGGCAGCCAGAGCGCAGTGGTCACCGGCCCTGCCGGCGAGGAAATCCACTGCGACAGGTACGGGCGGGTGAAGGTCCAGTTTTTCTGGGACCGTGAAGGCAAGGCCGATGACAAGACCAGTTGCTGGTTACGGGTTGCTTCCGGCTGGGCTGGAAATCGGTTCGGCGCCATATCCATTCCGCGTGTCGGGATGGAAGTGCTGGTGGATTTTCTCGAGGGCGACCCTGACCAGCCTCTGGTCAGCGGCTGTCTCTATCACGCCGAGAACGTGGTGCCCTATGCGCTGCCTGGGAACAAGACCCGCAGCGTATTCAAGAGCAATAGCTATCCCGGTGGCGGCGGTTACAACGAGCTGCGTATCGAGGACCGCAAGGGCCAGGAACAGATATTCATCCATGCCCAGCGCGACTGGGATGAGAACGTCGAGAACGACCAGCGCATCCGTATCGGCCATGAACGCCACGACACGGTCGAAGCCAACGCCTATAGCGAATTCAAGGCTGAAGAGCACCACACCACTCACGCCGACCGCAAGACCGAACTACGCGCGGACGATCACCTGACCGTCGCCAACAACCAGCATGTGAAGATCGGCACTGGTCAGTTCGTCGAGGCCGGTCAGGAAATTCACCTGTCCGGCGGCGTGAAGGTCGTGATGGAGGCCGGTAGCGAGCTGACCCTCAAGGCCGGTGGCAGTTTCGTCAAACTGGACGGCGGGGGAGTGACCCTCAGCGGGGCGACGGTGAAGATCAACAGCGGAGGTAGCCCCGGTGTAGGCACACCTGCAGCGCCATTGTTGCCCGGGCCATTGCAGGCCGCCGATGAAGGCGTACCCAATCCCGTCCTGCAACACCGCCTCAAGTCTGAAGTGCCGATTGTCGAGCTGTGCCAGAAGCCCAAGGGCGGTACTCCGCTGCAGTGTCCTCTCAGTGACTGCCCGTGCCGCAAGGCCATGATGGCGGAGCGCTGA